One Mycoplasmoides pneumoniae FH genomic region harbors:
- a CDS encoding ABC transporter permease, with amino-acid sequence MKLFKNWSDVNNVKQRQLLLAYFRFILKQTVKSWLLWVTAGLVLFLLALVLLIIPAFTKQDPLFLWSHPVVQMSSLIIPFIALFATIITFQVFINGYYNGLEILLITRFFTRGRLFFARLAVLFIWITGTAFLSGLFVSLTATLGATSQTVTDLVLSVFFGVLLLSLLFSCVLIIIAQFLNRTQSMLLLLLGVSLASFTTVILAFSIKPPSENLRDNSYQPLNLSLISKSKSKGVENVFTIIDSSNVSDPRNKKKSIVKTNPQAIWDEYGESSFFQSQYYWNVGYWINSLFRLNSLSDYRNFDVNLYFLNTKLNFDREVDTDKMVDFVSFRDQRHLYFLSYSFFINTHNLPTQPLPRILTYDNNGAFLEKIVPSFDDIKLDPPRVKKVYKFFSDTIIQSFRDYEAEEKERQEKEEKEKAEKDNGNGQDSNKVNSVSTEPNNKNSSDADSKDNNDSSDSQGKDSSKSKPKFRPRLPQFFDRVSINYSKFSSSFNTQLKHIHQGLSTRDEAMEIFKDKVALFYALSMAYDNFTFQKDSGIIDNTSLNKFKTEFNKKQKELTEKNKQKQDGKDQKSQRMTQGADKAVTVEPKAMQSEIGMTDQTNDQSSSETKDSMDSSDSSDTVDNTDESEDKQSEEEEKFDEEIENAKKMPKAEDAFFNTASIWLSSPFLFFENGAKREQRYEIHLLNSNTQVNNEIIKTNSFYYVSGEPIVGQEVIIAMVLVVTLGLLVGSFFAYQKRDIK; translated from the coding sequence ATGAAGCTGTTTAAAAATTGAAGCGATGTTAACAACGTTAAACAACGGCAACTTTTACTAGCTTACTTCCGTTTTATCTTAAAACAGACCGTTAAATCTTGACTTTTATGAGTTACTGCTGGACTAGTACTGTTTTTACTGGCTTTAGTGCTGTTAATCATCCCCGCTTTCACCAAACAAGATCCTTTGTTTTTGTGATCACACCCAGTGGTGCAAATGTCGAGTTTAATCATTCCTTTCATTGCTCTGTTTGCCACCATTATTACCTTTCAAGTCTTTATTAATGGTTATTACAACGGTCTAGAGATCTTATTAATTACCCGCTTTTTTACTCGCGGTCGGTTATTCTTTGCTCGCTTAGCAGTCTTGTTTATTTGGATTACTGGCACGGCATTTTTAAGTGGTCTTTTTGTTAGTTTAACTGCTACTTTAGGTGCTACATCACAAACAGTTACTGACCTTGTTTTAAGCGTCTTTTTTGGAGTGCTTTTACTTAGTTTATTGTTTAGCTGTGTCTTGATTATTATCGCGCAGTTTTTAAACCGCACCCAAAGTATGTTGTTGTTACTGTTAGGGGTTTCCCTAGCTAGCTTTACAACCGTTATCTTGGCCTTTTCAATTAAGCCACCGAGTGAAAATCTCCGTGATAATAGTTACCAACCACTAAACCTAAGTCTCATCAGTAAGTCTAAGTCCAAGGGTGTCGAAAATGTCTTTACCATCATTGACTCTTCAAATGTATCCGATCCGCGCAATAAAAAGAAATCGATTGTAAAAACCAATCCGCAAGCGATTTGGGATGAATATGGGGAGAGTAGCTTCTTTCAAAGCCAGTATTACTGGAATGTAGGGTATTGAATTAACAGTCTGTTTCGGTTAAACAGCCTCAGTGATTACCGCAACTTTGATGTTAACCTCTATTTTTTAAACACTAAGCTTAATTTTGACAGGGAAGTAGATACTGATAAAATGGTCGACTTTGTTAGCTTTCGCGATCAAAGACACCTTTACTTTTTAAGTTATTCCTTTTTTATCAATACCCATAACCTGCCCACACAACCGTTACCCCGGATTCTTACTTATGACAATAACGGTGCCTTTTTAGAGAAAATAGTCCCTTCCTTTGATGACATAAAACTAGATCCACCCCGGGTCAAAAAGGTTTACAAATTCTTTAGTGACACCATTATCCAGTCCTTCCGTGATTATGAAGCGGAGGAAAAAGAAAGGCAGGAAAAGGAAGAGAAAGAAAAGGCTGAAAAGGACAATGGCAACGGCCAGGATTCCAATAAAGTTAACTCTGTCAGCACGGAGCCTAACAATAAGAATTCATCAGATGCGGATTCTAAGGATAACAATGATTCATCCGATTCCCAAGGCAAAGACTCAAGTAAGAGTAAGCCTAAGTTTAGACCTAGGCTGCCACAATTCTTTGATCGTGTTTCCATTAACTACAGTAAGTTTTCCAGTAGCTTTAACACACAACTAAAACACATTCATCAAGGACTTTCTACCCGTGATGAGGCCATGGAAATCTTTAAAGATAAGGTAGCGTTATTTTATGCCCTATCAATGGCTTATGACAACTTTACTTTCCAAAAGGACAGTGGCATTATTGATAACACTAGCTTAAACAAATTTAAAACAGAGTTTAACAAGAAGCAAAAAGAGCTAACTGAAAAAAACAAGCAAAAACAGGACGGTAAAGACCAAAAGAGTCAAAGAATGACACAAGGTGCTGATAAAGCAGTCACTGTTGAGCCAAAAGCTATGCAGTCTGAAATTGGAATGACTGATCAAACTAATGACCAAAGCAGTTCGGAAACAAAGGACAGCATGGATAGTTCAGACAGTAGTGATACTGTTGATAACACTGATGAATCAGAAGATAAACAAAGTGAAGAGGAGGAAAAGTTCGACGAGGAAATTGAGAATGCCAAAAAAATGCCTAAGGCTGAAGACGCCTTTTTTAATACTGCCTCTATCTGGTTGAGCTCACCATTTCTCTTTTTTGAAAATGGTGCAAAACGCGAACAACGATACGAAATCCATTTGCTCAATTCAAACACACAGGTTAATAACGAAATAATTAAAACTAACAGCTTTTATTACGTTAGTGGTGAACCGATTGTAGGCCAAGAAGTCATTATTGCAATGGTGCTGGTGGTAACACTAGGTCTGTTAGTTGGTAGTTTCTTCGCTTACCAAAAACGCGATATTAAGTAA
- a CDS encoding nicotinate-nucleotide adenylyltransferase, with protein MRKKIVIFGGAFDPLHQAHIYIAKRAVQAIKAQKLYFVPTAKAFFKSPIKASNQARLAMLRVALKALPQMAVSNFDIKAQNGFSFNTVQHFKQRFPNAELYFLIGSDKLSELAKWHNIEQLQKLCRFVCYERFGYPIDEQLVQQFNVRLLGKCPLDLASSEMFGSHKFRQIPAKVLHYIHQHNIYLKTILQTLLDEPRMQHCLRVGQLAKTLAVANKLDGKTAYTAGAYHDLAKQLPQAQLEKLAKVAGVNDYPSWKVLHSYVGAYILKHWYGLNNSAVFSAIWNHTVPPQKMSQLDMIIYLADKLEPMRVHEEWAKGIDITALVKLAKKDLKLAYQITLKYVRSLQKN; from the coding sequence TTGAGAAAAAAAATAGTGATCTTTGGTGGTGCATTTGATCCCCTCCACCAAGCGCATATCTACATTGCTAAGCGTGCTGTACAAGCCATTAAAGCACAAAAGCTTTACTTTGTACCAACTGCTAAAGCCTTTTTTAAATCACCGATTAAAGCATCTAATCAAGCACGTTTAGCAATGTTAAGGGTTGCGCTAAAAGCATTGCCTCAGATGGCAGTATCTAACTTTGACATTAAAGCGCAAAACGGTTTTTCGTTCAATACAGTACAACACTTTAAGCAGCGCTTTCCCAATGCTGAGTTGTACTTTTTAATTGGCAGTGATAAATTAAGCGAGTTGGCCAAATGACATAACATTGAGCAGTTACAAAAACTTTGTCGTTTTGTCTGTTATGAACGTTTCGGTTATCCAATTGATGAACAATTGGTACAACAGTTTAACGTCCGACTGTTGGGTAAGTGTCCTTTAGATTTGGCATCGAGTGAAATGTTTGGTAGTCATAAATTTCGACAAATTCCCGCTAAGGTGTTGCACTATATCCACCAACACAACATTTATCTAAAAACCATTTTGCAAACACTGTTAGATGAACCGCGCATGCAACACTGTTTGCGCGTTGGTCAGTTAGCTAAAACTTTAGCAGTGGCAAATAAACTCGATGGTAAAACGGCTTATACTGCTGGTGCTTACCATGATCTAGCAAAGCAACTACCCCAAGCACAATTAGAGAAATTAGCCAAAGTAGCGGGTGTAAATGATTACCCTAGCTGAAAGGTGTTACACAGCTATGTAGGTGCATACATTTTAAAGCATTGGTATGGTTTAAATAATAGTGCTGTTTTTAGCGCTATTTGAAACCACACTGTACCACCACAAAAGATGAGTCAACTAGACATGATTATCTACTTAGCGGATAAGTTAGAACCAATGCGCGTTCATGAAGAGTGAGCTAAAGGCATTGATATTACCGCTTTGGTTAAACTAGCGAAAAAGGATTTAAAACTAGCTTACCAAATTACCTTGAAGTACGTTAGGTCGTTACAGAAAAACTAA
- a CDS encoding MPN337 family protein, with protein MVKKELEIYNLYTFQIDLDKKLLFEKADNQQNYSKIRARYFKNSARNQQAVFLNKNLIKNTFNKALLNFSDFLSGSGVESIFKQVIDDQPEVLNYLKQVKKEDSCDGHSEASQLVFNVVINPKNTLANFFEELTIYLHFNEENSTVVGSFSLKWNIKRADLFSETKNIAINNLIHTFCKNNLNEVSFIQIIKCFAKTLINKQGQIVLESCAFKQKWQNIVEQKYPFSTIHKNLKIVNSDFFDAFFVILLLICHLNNNLLWLCEKTEHFEWKLNSKISNFKEDNTEVYLSKMLLFLKDWYFENQAVTNEDIEKVDEVEDIGKLVEKYSANQPQKLSSNSTVYVFEPDKKQCFLKNDDFFNTNEAKLLFLITMQPNVFGLDDTAIANDLNLREIGDFFKEIDFTDSDVLNDFQQQKETLLVRRTFNQLLFMNSNTDVLSIVNNKFKSAIHNIVWTITYSKAIMLKAFDYSKIFEQNRTNDPSLLRSNLNSINRLRYLSEYFRTASVKYDQLYTKVKEYMQLDQFLVDMINQVNHEDEIFGKYKERVYLSLGIVTAVVFGIIEFFNCVWTVLTVSQQTAEKSLADPRNTVIIGIGTILVLTLLITILTFMTRRLYLFEFNKKHK; from the coding sequence ATGGTAAAAAAGGAACTAGAAATTTACAACCTCTATACTTTTCAAATAGACCTCGATAAAAAGCTTTTATTTGAAAAAGCAGATAATCAACAGAATTACTCTAAGATTAGAGCTCGTTATTTTAAAAATTCTGCACGTAATCAACAAGCAGTTTTTCTCAATAAAAACCTGATTAAAAACACTTTTAATAAGGCACTGTTAAACTTCTCGGATTTTTTGAGTGGTAGTGGTGTAGAGAGCATTTTTAAGCAGGTCATTGATGATCAACCTGAAGTTTTAAACTACCTCAAACAGGTCAAAAAGGAAGATAGTTGCGATGGTCACAGCGAAGCGTCACAGTTAGTATTTAATGTAGTCATTAACCCTAAAAATACGCTCGCTAACTTCTTTGAGGAATTAACCATTTACCTCCACTTTAATGAAGAGAACAGCACAGTTGTCGGAAGCTTTTCGTTAAAGTGAAACATTAAGCGTGCCGACCTGTTTTCAGAAACGAAAAATATTGCCATTAACAATCTGATTCACACCTTCTGTAAAAACAACTTAAACGAGGTTAGCTTTATCCAGATCATTAAATGCTTTGCTAAAACACTGATTAATAAGCAAGGACAAATTGTGTTGGAGAGTTGTGCCTTTAAGCAAAAATGACAAAACATCGTGGAGCAAAAGTACCCTTTTTCCACGATTCACAAAAACTTAAAGATTGTCAATTCTGATTTCTTTGATGCTTTTTTTGTGATCTTGTTGTTAATTTGTCACCTCAATAATAACTTGTTGTGGTTGTGTGAAAAAACTGAGCACTTTGAATGAAAGCTCAACAGCAAGATTAGTAATTTCAAAGAAGATAACACTGAAGTGTACTTGTCGAAAATGCTGTTGTTTTTAAAGGACTGGTACTTTGAAAACCAAGCCGTTACTAATGAAGACATTGAAAAGGTTGATGAAGTGGAAGACATTGGTAAGTTAGTGGAAAAATACAGCGCTAATCAACCACAAAAGTTGTCTTCTAATTCAACCGTTTATGTATTTGAACCAGACAAAAAACAGTGCTTTTTAAAGAATGATGACTTTTTCAACACTAACGAAGCTAAGCTGTTGTTTTTAATCACAATGCAACCCAATGTTTTTGGTCTGGATGATACTGCCATTGCCAATGACTTAAACCTAAGGGAAATTGGTGACTTCTTTAAGGAAATTGACTTTACTGACAGCGATGTGCTCAATGACTTTCAACAACAAAAAGAAACTTTGTTAGTACGGCGTACCTTTAACCAACTGTTGTTTATGAACAGTAATACCGATGTTTTGAGTATTGTTAACAATAAGTTCAAATCAGCGATCCATAACATTGTCTGAACGATTACTTACAGTAAGGCAATTATGCTCAAGGCATTTGATTACTCCAAGATCTTTGAGCAAAACCGCACTAACGATCCTTCTCTCTTGCGTTCTAACCTCAACAGCATTAACCGGCTGCGGTATCTCAGTGAATACTTCCGTACCGCTTCAGTTAAGTATGACCAGCTGTACACCAAGGTAAAGGAGTACATGCAATTAGATCAGTTCTTAGTAGACATGATTAACCAGGTCAACCATGAAGATGAGATCTTTGGTAAATACAAGGAACGGGTTTATTTGAGTTTGGGAATAGTTACTGCTGTTGTCTTTGGTATTATTGAGTTCTTTAACTGTGTTTGAACGGTTTTAACAGTCAGTCAACAAACGGCTGAAAAAAGTTTAGCTGATCCAAGAAACACGGTAATTATTGGTATTGGTACTATCCTTGTTTTAACACTGTTAATTACCATTTTAACCTTTATGACAAGACGGCTTTACCTGTTTGAATTTAACAAGAAGCATAAATAA
- a CDS encoding MPN338 family protein, translating to MEFNKLQLSHCISFYISDVSEVFFESINQHPSRDFVNNILQKIKSTLSEEELEKLNTIEEVTKDEKILIMLNHVLKKIVSKTGSSSCDLFQIVKHDRFNEPVYIQSVNAFENNLINNEFAERRYDYLIEINKHSYLRKYVNAIRISFFLDLRAQILSGSFTLDVINKQLEHQNKEELFQAIYLRSLIKHFISNQPYPISLNSFIFGDKNRENKTVENDKLSVLKNNWNQIFFSKYFDFVAKNKEERVVDNNCDELFYATMNTLLIMLIIIEELRVYFNSKEPALILKLLDNKVSLREDPDQNPETDLHELIKFAEKNYLEKEKTSRWHKKRVKSLEELLEEIKQINLETKNESLAYPDEIVELELDNVHNFVSTKQVFRHQLDLQTLHGIVINPERYGIGMWSNHFVDWEEFKDLIEQITDAENGSDLYGFEKDLDESICQVNKKYLTFISSDSSSFLIIKNDQTKVISNYVWAQLYFETRRWIINDIEYDLYEKGFDKSHFASNIALLESLNFNWLDPFYGLTSIKEIMQKIDSKSNLKTSIAEMVAKFKHEQRISKKDNERVLMIFAYVAAAVVGFINFFSMVFTILTVSDLNAGLTPANIVVIAIASLLALFLIVIAVLFRFRWKYIKH from the coding sequence ATGGAATTCAATAAGTTACAACTCAGTCACTGTATTTCCTTTTACATTTCAGACGTTTCGGAAGTGTTCTTTGAAAGTATTAACCAACACCCTAGTCGTGATTTTGTCAACAACATCCTGCAAAAGATTAAGAGCACTCTCAGTGAAGAGGAATTGGAAAAGCTCAACACCATTGAGGAAGTTACTAAGGATGAGAAAATTTTGATCATGCTCAACCATGTGTTGAAGAAGATTGTTTCTAAAACGGGTAGTTCTAGCTGTGACTTATTTCAAATAGTGAAACACGACCGCTTTAACGAGCCGGTTTACATCCAAAGTGTCAATGCCTTTGAAAACAATTTGATTAACAATGAATTTGCGGAAAGGCGGTATGACTATTTAATTGAAATTAATAAACACTCTTATTTAAGGAAGTATGTCAATGCCATTCGCATCTCCTTCTTTTTAGATTTAAGGGCGCAAATCTTGTCCGGTTCCTTTACTTTGGATGTGATTAACAAACAGTTGGAACACCAAAATAAGGAAGAGTTGTTCCAAGCGATTTACTTACGCTCCTTAATTAAGCATTTTATCTCGAACCAACCTTACCCGATTTCCTTAAATTCGTTTATTTTTGGTGATAAAAACCGTGAAAACAAGACGGTTGAAAACGACAAGCTTAGTGTGCTTAAAAACAATTGGAATCAAATCTTCTTTTCTAAGTACTTTGATTTTGTTGCCAAAAACAAAGAAGAGCGTGTTGTCGATAACAACTGCGATGAGCTGTTTTACGCCACCATGAACACGCTCTTGATTATGTTGATCATTATTGAAGAGCTCCGGGTATACTTCAACAGTAAAGAGCCAGCCTTAATCTTAAAGCTACTAGATAACAAGGTTTCACTGCGCGAAGACCCCGACCAAAATCCAGAAACTGATTTGCATGAGTTAATTAAGTTTGCTGAAAAGAATTACCTCGAAAAGGAAAAAACAAGTCGCTGACACAAAAAACGCGTCAAAAGCTTAGAAGAGTTACTAGAAGAAATTAAACAAATTAATTTAGAGACTAAAAACGAATCGTTAGCATACCCCGATGAAATTGTGGAATTAGAGTTAGATAACGTTCACAACTTTGTCTCTACTAAACAGGTTTTTCGTCACCAGTTAGACTTACAAACTTTACATGGTATAGTCATCAACCCTGAGCGCTATGGTATTGGCATGTGGAGTAACCACTTTGTCGATTGGGAGGAGTTTAAAGATTTAATTGAACAGATTACTGATGCTGAAAATGGTAGTGATCTCTATGGTTTTGAAAAGGACTTGGATGAGAGCATTTGCCAAGTTAACAAGAAGTACTTAACCTTTATTAGTAGTGACAGTAGCTCTTTCTTAATTATTAAGAATGACCAAACTAAGGTTATCTCTAATTATGTCTGGGCGCAACTGTACTTTGAAACGCGCCGGTGGATTATTAATGATATTGAATACGATCTGTATGAAAAGGGGTTTGACAAGAGCCACTTTGCTAGTAACATTGCCCTTTTAGAGAGCTTGAATTTTAACTGACTCGATCCCTTTTACGGATTGACCTCAATCAAGGAGATCATGCAAAAGATTGACAGTAAGAGTAATTTAAAAACATCGATTGCCGAAATGGTCGCTAAGTTTAAACACGAACAGCGCATCTCCAAAAAGGACAATGAGCGGGTGTTGATGATCTTTGCTTATGTAGCCGCTGCGGTAGTTGGTTTTATTAACTTTTTTTCGATGGTGTTTACCATTCTTACAGTCAGTGATCTCAATGCTGGTCTCACCCCCGCTAACATTGTTGTTATTGCAATTGCGAGCTTATTGGCCTTATTTTTAATTGTTATTGCTGTTTTATTTCGGTTTAGGTGAAAGTACATTAAGCACTAA
- a CDS encoding RDD family protein, with protein sequence MQVKVIDENSNTTAVLNCAKAKTRALAWLCDTVLLAILLAIIYGISSIFIKEQSSVFLIMTVSQAVLWLTYFVILPGLWKGKTLFRALLGLSLLIFKKRFWNLLVHELFLWVWYSVIFLALAIYFFVNRDDPKILQAFFDNQNSNLSWIFVKILLSVISVLQLVFVVYFCFSSQKQALQDLLSKSFMVQKTIKVKDCKSELKSTNTIKTHSDLPGDIDLEQLGD encoded by the coding sequence ATGCAGGTTAAAGTAATTGATGAAAACAGCAATACAACCGCTGTCCTTAACTGCGCTAAAGCGAAAACGCGAGCGCTAGCTTGGTTGTGTGATACAGTACTGTTAGCGATCTTACTCGCAATTATTTACGGCATTAGTAGCATTTTCATCAAAGAACAGTCCAGTGTGTTTTTAATTATGACGGTAAGTCAAGCAGTCTTGTGGTTGACTTACTTTGTCATTTTACCGGGTTTATGGAAGGGCAAAACGCTCTTTCGTGCTTTACTGGGTTTAAGTTTACTCATCTTTAAAAAACGCTTTTGAAACCTCTTAGTGCACGAGCTTTTTCTGTGAGTATGGTACTCAGTTATCTTTCTAGCACTAGCAATTTACTTTTTTGTCAACAGGGATGATCCGAAGATACTGCAAGCTTTTTTTGATAACCAAAACAGCAATCTTAGCTGGATATTTGTCAAAATCTTGCTAAGTGTTATTAGTGTCTTACAACTAGTATTTGTGGTGTATTTCTGTTTCAGCTCCCAAAAGCAAGCGTTGCAAGATTTGTTATCTAAGAGTTTTATGGTGCAAAAAACAATTAAAGTAAAGGATTGTAAAAGTGAATTGAAGTCCACTAACACTATAAAAACGCACTCTGATTTACCCGGCGACATTGATTTAGAACAATTAGGTGATTAA